In the Streptomyces fradiae ATCC 10745 = DSM 40063 genome, TGCGGTGGTACGCGCCAGCGGGTCACCGGCCCGGTGCCTGCCCCGGCCCGCCCCCGTGGCGCGCCTACGCACCCTGCTGTCCGTGCCCCTGGCCCGGCCGGGCCCGCTCGTCGCTCCGGCCACCGTCCTCCGCCGGGGCGGTGGGGAGTCGTGTGGCCGCGAGGGCGCAGGCGTCCCCGGACGGTGCGGCGAACCCGTCGGACCGGCGGAGGAGTTCGGCGAACCGACGGCTCCCGAACCACTCCGTACACGAGTGGCCGCAGAAGTCCGGACGGCGCCGAGCGCCTCGAACGAGCCCGTCGCCGAAGTGGTCGCGGAAGGGATCGGGACAGAGGCCGGGGAAGCGGCCGAGGCGGGGTACCGGAAAGCGGCCGGGGAAGAGGTCGCGGAAGAAGCCGGGGAAGGGGCCGGGGTTGCCGTCACGGAGTGTGTTTCTGTCGTCATGGCATCGACGCTAGACACATCCGTGCGATTCCGGGGACCTGGGACGATTTCCGTGGATAACCCGGCAGTTGTGGATAACTCGGCCACTCGAACGAGTGAGATCGTGCGGTTACCGCTGGGAGACGACCACGCCGAGCAGCCCCGGTCCGGTGTGCGCGCCGATCACCGCACCGACCTCGCTGACATGCAGGTCGGCCAGGCCGGGGACGCGGTCGCGCAGATGTCCGGCCAGGGTGTCCGCCCGTTCGGCGGCGGAGAGATGGTGCACGGCGATGTCGACCGACGCGTGTCCGGCCCGTTCCACCGCGATCTCCTCGAGGCGGGCGATGGCCCTCGACGCGGTGCGCACCTTCTCCCTCGGTTCGATGCGCCCGCCGCTCAGCTCCAGCAGCGGCTTGACCGCGAGTGCCGAGCCGAGCAGCGCACGGGCCGGACCGATGCGCCCGCCCCGCCGCAGATAGTCGAGCGTGTCGACGTAGAAGTAGGCGGACGTCCCGGAGGCTCGCTTCTCCGCCGCCGCGACCACCTCGTCCAGGCCGCAGTCCGCCCGCGCGGCCTCGGCCGCGGCGACGGCGCAGAATCCGAGCGCCATGGCGACCATGCCCGTGTCCACGACCCGCACGGGCACGGGCGCCTCCCGCGCCGCGAGCAGGGCGGCCTCGTACGTGC is a window encoding:
- a CDS encoding DegV family protein, producing the protein MSRHVAIVTDSTAYLPPQAMERHGISAVPLTVVIGDRALEEGTEISARSLAQALQKRHSVTTSRPSPETFAARYREIAEAGAAGIVSLHLSAELSGTYEAALLAAREAPVPVRVVDTGMVAMALGFCAVAAAEAARADCGLDEVVAAAEKRASGTSAYFYVDTLDYLRRGGRIGPARALLGSALAVKPLLELSGGRIEPREKVRTASRAIARLEEIAVERAGHASVDIAVHHLSAAERADTLAGHLRDRVPGLADLHVSEVGAVIGAHTGPGLLGVVVSQR